In Gadus chalcogrammus isolate NIFS_2021 chromosome 1, NIFS_Gcha_1.0, whole genome shotgun sequence, the sequence GGCAAAGATAACATCGGATCAAATTTGAAATAACGAGGAGGACAGAGATGTGCGCACCTGAGCAcctgagcacccccccccccaacgtaCCTCTGAACCAGCTAACCAGCAGCACTCAGAGTCCCAACTGGTCCACCGCCGTGGAGTCGGCGTGGTCTCCTCCCCCGGTCGGCTTCCAGCCCCCGGAAGGTCGGGCAAGGAGTGAGGCCTTGGGCCTGCCTGGACGACTAAACCTGCTCGCAGTTCATGATGGAAAGTCCTAacacacgtttgaattgaagaCACTTCTTGCATCGCTCCGTAGTTTGATTAGGGCCATGGTTTGCGATGAGGACTCCAAACATGGCCGCACTCTTTGCCCGTATTATTCGCTACTGCTGATGCGTCCATGGGGAATGCTGCCACCCCAGGTCGCCGTGTGCATCGCAGTTTTTATTCTGACAGCTGACAGCGACGGCGCGACGAGAAAGTCCTGAAAGTTGGCATCGAGCCTGGGAACCCTGATGCTGACACACTTGCAAATAAATCCTATTTATAATCGAATGCGAATATCAGAACATCCACTATAACCGTTAGAATAGGTGATTCATTATTATGAATTTCATAATATGGATAATTTCCTCAACtatttctcttcttcttttatttgtattaccCTTGTTGGGGACATGAACCTACGGGCACAAGGACCCAGCGGTCCCCGGCGCTGCCCTCAATGCATGCTGAAGTGTAGGGTCAGACCTACACGTTCCCACTGCCCAGTGGGAGCCGTATTGGTCGTGTTGAAACGTGTAAGCCTTGACCTACACATGAAGATGAAGTCATCCGTGCTCAGTGTGTTGACTATTGTAATGTGTGCGTTTTTCAGCACGGAATTCAGTGTCGCCACAGAAACGAAAGAAAATGTGACAGGTAAGTTTTGCCTggctgtttttatttatattttatttttcgtTGTTTGTGGTTTAACTGCTACATGTGTGCAAGGATTTAATTGAACACAGCTAAGGCATACTTCTTTGCATGCCTTCGCTGTGTTGTTCAATTAAATGCTTGCCTACATTTAACCGTTTTTTGCCTACATTTTAACCAGTTTTAAGACAGGTCCACAAGCACGAAGGCAGTTGAACTCTGTCAACTGTTTTCTAGGACTTCATGGGAGTGTATGTCGGACATACACGGTGACTTGACGGTTTTGTCAAGTGTCCGTGCCATGGCTTCCTACTAACGCTAAACCTCTCTCCAGTCGCTTCTCCAAAACAGGGTCAATGCCCGCGGGCGCTGCCGGACGAGGAACCGTCAATCAGGGGCTGCACACGTGACCAGGACTGTCCCGGGGGGCACAAGTGTTGCGTGTTTGATTGCGGGGCTGTTTGCGTTGCGCCTGCTTTCAGTAAGATATCTAGTCGGCGTGCACGGattagcttttttcttttttttttaaagaaagttACGTTAATGTCCACCTCTGGTGAAGTCCTAGAGAGCAGTTGACCCCGGCgcctgccttgtgtgtgtgccgtgtgttaAAACTGTTTCTCCTGAAGGGAAGCCGGGAGTTTGCCCCCCCAGGCACTGGGGGGTCGGGATGTGCGCCGAGTTCTGCTCTGAGGACAACGACTGCCCCCACCATGAGAAGTGCTGCTCCAACGGATGTGGACATCAGTGCACGGCACCGTACACAGGTTGGATACcacccccccacatacacacacacagacgcacacacacacacacacacacacacacacacacacacacagacgcacacacacagaccagacgcgcacacacacacacacacacacacatagacatatatacacacacacagacacactcgtctatacacacacatatatacacgcacacacacatatatacacatagacatatacaaacacgcacacacacacatatagacacacatgaacgcacacatatatacacacacatacacacacacgcacacacacacacacacacacacacacaaacacatacagtatacacacacacccacacacaaatacacacacgcgcccacatatacacacacacacacacacacacacacacacacacacacacatacgcacacaaatatatacacacacacacgaacacacacacacacacacacacatataataataaaaatggtcaaaagtattattattattgttattattgttgccACCACATAATGTcgttacaccaattcttaaagtCGTACAAACTACAGCCATTAATCCCAAACGATGGCAGCTGTAAACAAAGTGCACCAAACTGGGCCTCAGAGTCTCTCCCCCCGGCCCTCAGTGAAGCCTGGGCGTTGCCTGGCGCCCCAGCCCACCAACATGTGCGCCGAGTTCTGCTACCAAGACGGCCAGTGTCCCGGGGAGCAGAAGTGTTGCAGGACCACGTGCGGCCACGCCTGCAGCGAGCCCTGCTGATTGGACGAGCAGGGCCGAGGTTTCAGCGCTGGGCAGTGACTGAAGACGAGCGATGAAGAAAGTTGTTGTTTAATCATTGTGTTATCGGGATGGGAAGATGTAATAAATCTTGGATACCACGTATGGGTTGCTGTTCTTTATTGACCGACTCTAGCTTTATTCAGCGGACCCCTAAACTCAGGGCTTGGTGTAGTCCGAAATACAAACCGCCATGTGTATGACCTGGTTCAGAGGTACGTTGGGGGGGGTGCTCAGTGTATGACCTGGTTCAGAGGTACGTTGGGGGGGGTGCTCAGTGTATGACCTGGTTCAGAGGTACGTTGGGGGGGTGCTCAGTGTATGACCTGGTTCAGAGGTACGTTGGGGGGGGTGCTCAGTGTATGACCTGGTTCAGAGGTACGTTGGGGGGGGTGCTCAGTGTGTGACCTGGTTCAGAGGtacgttggggggggggtgctcagtGTATAACTATTGGACTTAAAATAAACTTTAAAGGTGTAATTGACCAAACAACGTTTTATAAGTATTATTGATCGAAAACCGTTTTTATGAGAAATTTGATTAGAACAGAGTAAAGTAAATCtaaccctgtctgtgtgtcattcATTTCTAAAATATGTTGACAGACTCCAAATATTGTTTGCGTGGCTGTACAAATGAAAGTGTGTAGCGTATATAGGGCTTAACATtctaacacactgacacacttaTTGTAGccttgtcgtggcaatttctgtatcagatattgcgtctaagcagatgagatatttagatgcaaaaagcacacaatactgttgacaattagtggttatatatatttgtattaaaagtacgaacaaagatacatcacaacatgcatcaacaaacaacataacaggcatacattacaataatctgaggcctcagatgggagctcctctttgcgtgttacttcattctctgaaggtacgctcagacaagtccactgagtagctaaagtcaggagcttttatacacttagatcggatccttgagggcagttggccccaataaaccaaaaacctttgttaaccagatgttaatctattgattgaagtttcTTCAGAGGTGGTTGAGGCGGTTCCTTatcaccctttgcttctctacgctccccagggggtcaagtaaaacaggcccaaaccaaactacagacaacatggaaacggaatgtgaaaccagattacatcacatgaaacactaagaattacattttagaagaccttgcagaatagcaagattccaagaacgggatgtgaaaccagatgacatcacatgaaacactaagggcgtgttcacacaggcagtttttttatattaaaaaacaccTGACCCGGGCGGTTTTTTACCAACTAAAAAACTTACAGGGTGGTTTTGTCAAGCTCAATCTAGAGCAGAATGTTCTAGAGCCAACGTTGCCAATCGGTACCGTATCAAAGTGGTTTGACTACGCTACAGTGTCAGTTACAATGTCGAGGATGAGAAAATTAGCCCTTGTTTTGGCGTTAGATAACAACGACGAGGATAACGATGAACCTTCCCGTTTGCGGGTGCATGACATAAACCGGGGACGGCAGCAGTACGGGGCGTTTCATAGTTGTATTCAGGAGCTACGGTTTGATAATGTCCCAAAATCCCACCGATCGTCCTCCAGATACTCTCCTTGTGATATATGTTGTGGTATAACTTGTTGGTCATGTCATATAACTCAACATGTTcactaacaagaacaacaaGTTGCTCCGTCGGAAAGACTTCTTGGTTTGGGTCGCCATTCTTGAATTTCCAACGTTGTCCTAGTGACGTAGGTTCTCGTTCATTGGTCAGCTGTCAAAAAACCGCCTGACGTCGGGTGCTTTTTCTTGGCGAGTTGAATTTATCCCAACTTGAAAACCACCCAGagcagtgaaaaaaaacatctggcagcggtgtttttaaaagcacccaggatgtttttacaaaaacacCCTGTTTTTGTAAAAATTCCTTTTatcataggaatataatgtaaaacatccacccgcacctgaaaaaaaaactgcctgtgtgaacacCCCCCCAGAGCAGTGAAAAAAACCCGCTGGCAGCGGTGTTTTTAAAAGAC encodes:
- the wfdc2 gene encoding WAP four-disulfide core domain protein 3 isoform X2 yields the protein MLKCRVRPTRSHCPVGAVLVVLKRVSLDLHMKMKSSVLSVLTIVMCAFFSTEFSVATETKENVTVASPKQGQCPRALPDEEPSIRGCTRDQDCPGGHKCCVFDCGAVCVAPAFRKPGVCPPRHWGVGMCAEFCSEDNDCPHHEKCCSNGCGHQCTAPYTVKPGRCLAPQPTNMCAEFCYQDGQCPGEQKCCRTTCGHACSEPC
- the wfdc2 gene encoding WAP four-disulfide core domain protein 3 isoform X1 — translated: MLKCRVRPTRSHCPVGAVLVVLKRVSLDLHMKMKSSVLSVLTIVMCAFFSTEFSVATETKENVTVASPKQGQCPRALPDEEPSIRGCTRDQDCPGGHKCCVFDCGAVCVAPAFRKPGVCPPRHWGVGMCAEFCSEDNDCPHHEKCCSNGCGHQCTAPYTVKPGVCPPRRVGVWACAELCSVDNDCPHQEKCCSDGCGHQCRAPYTGKPGVCPPRRVGVWACAELCSVDNDCPHQEKCCSDGCGHQCRAPYTG
- the wfdc2 gene encoding WAP four-disulfide core domain protein 3 isoform X3, which codes for MLKCRVRPTRSHCPVGAVLVVLKRVSLDLHMKMKSSVLSVLTIVMCAFFSTEFSVATETKENVTGKPGVCPPRHWGVGMCAEFCSEDNDCPHHEKCCSNGCGHQCTAPYTVKPGVCPPRRVGVWACAELCSVDNDCPHQEKCCSDGCGHQCRAPYTGKPGVCPPRRVGVWACAELCSVDNDCPHQEKCCSDGCGHQCRAPYTG